A window of Mesotoga sp. Brook.08.105.5.1 genomic DNA:
GAATTCTTGTTAGAAAGCTTGATCTGAGATCAAACCTTGGATTTCCGATTCTGCCGGAGTCTAATATTCCGTCCAATCTTTTGCTTGAGTTGAGGATGGACATTGCTGTAACAGGGACCTTCTAGACGGAGCTGATTTTATGGAGAAGATCGTTTTGATAATAGTGGTCTCAATTACTCTGTTAGTAACGGGTGGTGTACTCTTGGTATTGCTCTTCGAACCGGTAGAGATTGCTGATGTTGCGGCAAGCAGAATAAGAATTGATCCCGTTGATACTTCTAGGGTGGTGAGCGTCTTCAGTATGGAGAATCATTTCCTCCCACTCTATGCGAGTCCTTCGGAGGTCATAAGTTCAATGCTAGAAGTCGGCGAAGAGGCAGAGAATGTCAGGTATGTTGCCTATTACAGGTTGAACAAGGTTGATTACGCAGTTCTACAGACGGGTGAGACGGAGATAACAGTAAGAGTGGGCGAGCAAGTTGCACCCTCCTATATAGTATATGGAATTACGGAATTTGCTGTTCTGCTAAATGATACTAGTACGAACAGCTTCTTTGTTGTGAAGTATTTCAGGTCATAAACTCGAGGGTAAATATGGGGTGATTCGTGTGAGAAGAATAGCGGTCTTATTTCTAGTTCTGGGCATCTTCTGTATTGGTTTCTCTAATCAGCTGAATTCAGTCATTCCCACTATGGATGCAGAATCGGTAACAGTGACTCTGATCTTTAAGGACAAAGTCACAGATTACAATATACAATCGAATCCTTCAAGGACCATATATTCTCTGGCAATGAACGGTGTAAGCGGCAGAGATATGAATTTGCCGCTTCGAATGGGTCCGGTTGAAGGTTTGTGGACCAGGCAAGATCCCAAGAGACTGTCGGTGAACGTCGCTTTGTTGATTCCAGCAATCGATGATCCGGAAGTTACGATTATGGAGAATGTTGTCACACTTAGATTCTTTAGATCGAATATTAATGTGAATATCGAGAAATTTACTACATATGGTATGACGGTATCTACTGCGATGACATATCTTTTTTCTGAAGAAATGCTAGATCTGTCGTATATCATCTCTCCAAGTGTTAGAAATGAGCAGGTTGTGGTTGGTTTCTCACTGGCCATGCCCGAAGATATTCTAAGAAATATCCTTACGTCTCTTGGAGATAGGGTCGCTTATTCCTATTTGACTGATGGAACCTTCTATCTGGGTTCGCCTGAAGAAGTTCAAGATCTTGTTAATGCCTTCTGGAAGACGTATATCGGTGTTGATTTCAATATTGAGGGGGAGACCGTTTCAGAACAGATTGAAAGGCTGAGAAAGACTCTTCCAGTAAATAGCTACATAGAGTATCTACCGAACGAGGCTTCTTTGATGGTGTTTGGCGATCTCCAGACCCACATGAGTCTTTCTGCAGCTCTTACGAAAAACACGGTCACCAAAGAATACTCTGTCCCGTGGGAGATAACTAACGTCGATGTTGAACCGCTTACAGCATACTACGAATTGGCAAGGAGTCTTAATTCGCTGCTCTTCTCAGAAAGCCTTACCATAGTAAGTATTCCTGAGTTCAACAAGCTGATATTCTCTGGAAACGATTCTCAAGTTACGGCCCTTTATGAGTATCTCGATCTCTACAGGTTGTATTTGACCTCAGAAGATCTTGATTCGAGCAGGACAAGGGTGACATTGACTCTCCCCGACAATTTCTTCTTGATTGAGGACGTTCTAAAACTTGCCAGGGCTTCAGGGTCGGGGCTTCCTGATGACGGGACCCTCGTGGGAGCGATCTTCGGGATTCTTCAAAGCTATGCAGTTTATGAGGAGCTTTCCGTTGACAGAACCTTTGAGCCTATCGGAAAAGTCACATTCGAGTTGCCAAATTATCTAGTTCCTGTTCTGGAGAGAATCGCAGACTCTTTCTCCGCAATTTCTGAAGACGTTTCATACCTCATGGTGAACTATCACCATACAATAGAAGAGTCGATAGTAGCTCAGGTCGAACGAATTACAGGTTCAATAATCGAGCCCTTAGGCGAGAGAAAGGGTTACATCGTGAAGGGTGCTAAGAGCTCTATAGAGACTGCCGAATACCTGCTGTCGTTATTTACCGGGATTACATTTGATGACTATGATAGCACTTACCTGGAACTGAAGACCAACGATTCATATGAAGAAGTATCCAGTTTTCTTGGTACGTTCTTTGCTGCCCAAGGTCTCGTTGAGAGTGAGTACACAATTCAGCAGATTGCGGACAGACTGGTCTTCATGTATGGTCCTTCAGGAATCATGGGGAGGGCCATCAACGAACTTGAACAACATGAAAGACAGATATACAGGGTGACAAGGGAATCGATTCTCGAGATCTCTCCCGAAATCTACTCTTCCGGTCTGGGGGATCTGCTCGAAACGATTCTCGTAGAAAATGAGACGGCTGATTTCATCGCTTCTGCGGGCCTTCTGGTAATCAGAGCGTATCCGGAAAGGCTTTCTGAGATAGAAGGGATCATTGAAGAGAGAATTCCCAGAATCACTGAGATGGTTGAAAGCAAGATGGCAAGTCAGGAGACTCGCCTCTCCCTCCAGATAAGGGCTATTCCCGGCTGGGATATCGAGAAGTTCAGAGCCTACCTCAGAGACTTTCTTGGACTTAGACTCTTCTCTGATATCACTCTCACAACTTCAGGGAATGGATACATAGTTATTGCAACAGAATCTGTTCTTGAAGCGGTTTCCGCTGAAGCGGAAAAACTGAGAGAATTTGAGAACCCATCGTACAGACTGGAGACATCTATCCCCTCTCTTTCCCAGTTTGAAGTCCTATTGCAAAGACTGGGTATTGCTGCGACCATAGTTCCAGTCGAGAACCAGTTCATGATTATTGGCTCCAGGGAGAACGTTGAGGAAGCATCAAGGCTTGTAAGACAGCTGAGTAGCGGGCTTCCTGTACAGGGGGACGTTTCTGAGGCTAAATTAGAATACAAGTATGAATTCATAAATCTGCCCTATTCCGAGATTCAAGGGATCAGCGAGCTTCTGAATAAACTCAGTTTGTCAGTAGAGTTTGTAAACACACCAACCGGCGTGGCTGTTGTGGCAACTGAGGACCGCCTTGAAGATGCAATGGCAGTTATTAGTTCGATTTTGTCGAGAATTGAGACGATTGAGACCGGTCCAAAAAGCTATAGCTTAATAGATGTTGAGTTGTCCTTGGTCGGTAGCCTGGAAGAGATTCTAACCCTTCTTGGTTACGAAATTGATCTTGTGGAAACACCAGTTGGGATAATCGGAATCGGTGTTGAAACACAACTAGCTAAAGCGAAGAAGATTGTCGATGAGATTCTAAAGAAAGAACCAACTTCACTTCTTCAAGAAGTAGATGCCGATAGTTCGTACCTGATAATCTCTTCTAAACCTGAGATTGCAATAGAATCTCTAAACTCAGTGATAAATGTCTTCGGTTTCGATCTCGTTATCACAGAGATCTACGACAAGATCGTTGTTGTTGGAAACAGCTTCGACCTTCAGTTTTTCAGAGGGTTGTACGGAGAGATTCTCACCTCAGAGAGTGCGGAGGGGGCTTTTGCAAGCAAAGAGATTTTTGGGGTGCCCGGTTGGGACTCTGAACGACTATTGTCGTATCTGGGAGTAGTCCTGGGAGTTGACAAGACTGCCAGCATTTCTCTCGTTCAGACCGCCAAGGGATACATCATCAACTGTCCCGAGTCAATCTTGGAAAGTGTTGAAAGGGAACTCGATAGGCTCAGGAAAATAGAAAGCCCCTTCTATTCTATAGAGCGAAGGATGCCCTCATTAAACGAACTGAATTCTCTTCTAGTGAGACTCGGAGTAATAGTCGATATTCTGAAGGTTGATGATTACTTCGTTATCATCGGTACTGAACCCAATGTTAAACAAACTATAGAGATAGTTGCCAAGCTTCTGGAGATAATCGGTGACGAGCCCGAAGTCGGTGAAACGGTATTTGAACTCTCTCAAATATCGGGCGAGGATTCTGCAGCATTTAGAGGAATATTCTCGAGCATCGGTATAGAAGTGGAGCTTCTCGACTCCCCGTCTGGTGTCTTGATTATCGGTGAACGCAAAGAAGTCGCAAAAGCAATGGAGACTTCAGAATCAATCCTTGAGAAGCGGCCGTCGACTATTGTGACGGAATCGGTGTTCGAGTTTGTTTCCGTTTCTTCTGACGAGATTGGCGATTACTCTTTGGTTTTGGAGAAAATGGGAATCAACGCTGAACTATTATCTTCCCCCTCAGGGGCCCTCTTGATTGGTTCGTCGGAAGAGGTTTCAAGGGCCAAAACTGTAGTGCAAACGATTGTTGATCAGAAGAAGGAGATAGGTCCCTCTGAAGATAGAAGGAACGTATCGACCTTCGTTAAGAAGGTGGCTGGTTGGAGCAACGAAATGCTTTCCAGCTACTTAAGAGACTATCTAGGCGAAGACCTCTATTCTCGAGTCTCGATTGCTCCTTCGGTGAGTGGATACATAATCGTTGGCCCGGCTGAACTTCTAAAGACGATAGAGGAAGAGATCGCCAGACTTGAAGAGATTCAGGACCCGCACTTCATGGTACAGCGAGCTTTACCTCCTCTTGACCAGCTGGAGCTTTTAATAGATGCTCTCGGAATAAAGGTCGGAATCATTCCTGTTGAAGACAAGTACTTAATAGTTGGAAACCGTGACAGTGTTGACAGAACCGGAAAGCTCATCGATCAGCTTATAGATGCGATCTATCCGGAAGGTGAACCCGAGGAGCAGGCGCTAGAGTCAAAAACGTTCATTTTCTTGCCTGTAAGACCTGAAGATATTGCTCCTCTGGAGATAGTAATGGAAAAGCTTGGGGTCGTATCGGAGTTCATCCAGATCTCTACAGGAGTAGTTGCTGTGGGTTCTGGGGAAGAGCTTCTAAAGGCACTTGACATAGTTGAGTCGGTAATGGCTCACTCCGAAAGTGTTTCAGCAGAGCTCAGTTTGAGATTCAGATTTGTAGATGTTAGATCGGATTCGATAGCACAACTTCTCCCAATCATCGAACGGCTGAGTATTGATGTCGAACTGCTCAACACCCCTACAGGTGTTGTCGCCATTGGAGCAGAGTCTGAGCTTGAACGTGCGGAGGAGTTGATCGAGGCGATCAACTCAAGAGAATCGCAAGATGTTCCACTTCAGGATAAGTATGAGAGTTTCCTTCTTCTTCCGTTATCGTCGGGAATTACCGTTCAGTCACTAGAACCTGCCCTTGAACTTCTTAACTACAGAGTATTTGCAGTCGCGGTGGCTGACAAGATTGTCGCGATAGGTGAAGAAGAGGATCTCTTAAAGTTCAGATCTCTATATAAACAGCTTCAGGCTCAGGAAATTGAAAGGGAAGAAAGAGTGTCTCTTGACATCAAGGCCATACCGGGTTGGGATCTTGCGAGGGTAAGCGAATACCTTAGACTATTCCTTGGAGTCGACGACTTTGAGAGAATCTCAATTGTGACATCCTCCAGCGGGTTTGTTGCCCTAACTCCAAGTGTCCTGGCAGAAGTAGTCAAGGCAGAGATCTCGAGACTCAGAGAATTTGAGAATCCAACTTTCGCAGTGTTTGACAGGATACCTCCCGTCGACAATCTTGAAGGGCTTCTGGCTAGATTGGGGGTTATGGTTGATCTCGCAAAAATGGGTAGTTCCACCATTGTAATCGGTTCAGGTGAAGATGTACGACGCACAAGCCAGATAATGGAGCAGCTCTTGAAATCAGTCTCACAAGATGTGACTGTGCCTGAAGCTGTAGAATACAGAGTCGTTGATATTTCCGTGGAAGACATCGGCAGCTTCAATGCGATTCTTGAGAGACTTGCAATTGAAGTATCCTTAATCACATCCCCATCCGGAGTTATCGTAATCGGTTCTCAAGAGGCAGTTGAGAGAACGATCTTGGTAGTAGATGACATACTTAGTAGAAGAACTACAGCGCAGGTTTATGAACCCACGTACGCCTTCACAGGTATACAAAGCAGAGAGATAGATAGTTATCAGGCAATTCTTGATAAGCTTGGCGCTGAAGTAGAGCTTCTTCCTTCTGCCACCGGGGTTTTAATGATCGGTGACAGAGAAAAGGTCGAGACAGCAATCAAGACCGTCAACGCTATTCTCGAAAGAGAAGCCCTAGTTGCTGAAACTGAAGGAGAGAAGGGGCGAGTTTCAAACGTAGCTGCAGTTGTGCCGGGCTGGAACGATGCAAAATATGCCAGCTACTTCATGGACTTCCTTGGCGAGGACGATTTCTCTAGGATCTCAATCACTCCTTCGTCCAGTGGCTATATCGTTGTAGGTCCGCAAGAAGTTATCTCGAGATTGGTTTCAGAAGCCGATCGTCTGGCAGGGATCGAAGATCCGTTCTTTGTTATAGAAACCTCACTTCCTGCAATCGACCAGCTGGACACTCTTCTTGAACGGCTGGGACTTAAGGTGACGATACTACCGGTCGGAGACAAACACCTTGTCGTTGGCATGAAAGAAAGTGTTGAGAGGACAGTCGAATTGATCAAGATGCTGAGAAACGGTCTTGAGGCTCCACTGACCTCGAGAAAATACGACTACATAATAATGCCTGCAAGCGAAGGCACATTCGAGACGATCAGACAAGTACTTTCGGAACTGAAGATAGACGCTACTGCTTTGAGCTTTGGAAGCAACGTGATAATTGTCGGATACGGTGAAGACCTTGAAAATGCAGCGAGCGTCGTGAAATCGATAAATGAACGAACCGTCATACTTGAGACCGACAAGGAACTCAAGTACGCTTTCACTGATATTCCAAACGACAGGATCGGCGAGTTCACTGCCATACTTGGGAGTCTCGGACTAGATGTTGAGCTTCTCTCATCTCCTTCCGGCGTTATTCTGGTTGGAACCGAAGAGGAGTCGACAAAGGCGATAGAAGTTATCCATTCGGTGCTTTCAAGGGCGGAAGAAGATGAGGCGGTCGAATCTAGATTCTTCAACAACCCTGCCGGCTGGGAAGATGGCAAGCTAGTTTCATACTTGAGGGGTTATTTGGGAGAAAAGGAGTGGGCAAAGGTAAGCGTAACACCGGTCCAGTCAGGTTATCTCATTGTGGGCCCCACGGCAATTCTTGACCGAATAAACACCGAAACAACCAGGCTTTCAGGTCTTGAGAGACCTCACTACGAGATAGTTGAGTCCGTTCCTTCAATTCAGAATCTGCAGAGTATGCTGGAGAAGATGGGACTTGCAGTTACAGTTGTTACCGTTGATGGAAGGTCGATGGTGATAGGTCCGGAAAGCGATGTTCGTTCTACCGTAAGAGTCTTCGGCGAACTTGCTGAAGGCATAGTGCTTCCCAAGGGCGATGAACCTGACATCTTTGCGTTTGTGGAAATCCCAACTGAGGAGACCGACAGTTTCAGAGCGATCTTCTCTAGGCTGGGTATTCGTATTGATCTTCTGAATACGCCAACCGGAGTAATAGCGGTCGGCCAAAAGGAAAATGTCAAGAAGGCCGAAGAGACTATTAGCTCGATACTCTCGCGAAGAGAGGTTCAGGTTGTTGACGGCGAACAGAGTTATCTGGTTGTCGAGGTTCGTGACGGATTTGATCTTGCGGCCGCCCAATCAGTCAAATCGGCGTTCAACATAAACGTCTATCCTCTTTCTGTAGCCGGGAGACTTGTAGTGATCGGGGCAGAGAAGGAGATTGAAAGATTCGTACAGATAAGGAACGATATTATCAGCGAACACAAAGTCACAGTTATAGTTCCTCGTGAAGTTACCATCGAAGAACTCGATGGGATAATTAACACACTTGGCCTGGAAATCTCCGTTCTCGAGATTCGGGGCAGCTTCGTCGTTTATGGAAAGGAAGGAGAGATTGAACAGGTAAGGGACATTCTTAACCGCCTAACTTCCGATAAACCGTCCGAGAAGTCTCAAGAAATGCGCATCTTCAATGGGATAGGCCATAGTACTGATTTCCTGAATCAGCTTCTGTCAAGTATGAACTCCTCTCTAATCGTTTTCGGAGAGGGAGACAGAATAGTGGTCGTTGGAAACGAAGAGGATATTGTTGTCTTTGAGAGTCTTCTCAAGGAGATGGGGTCGGCGCCGACGGCGGAGAGCCTTACGGCACAGTTCTTCCCGAAACTCGAAGGCTGGAGTGGCGAGACTCTCTCTGATTTCTTCATGGCGATGAGCTTTGCCGTGAAGGTATTCCACGAGAGTAGTCAAGGCTACCTTCTAATAGGTCCCGAAGATCAGCTTGCGGAAATACCGGCTTTGATGGACGGTCTCGAGTTGAAGACGAAGAAGCTGACCACCCTGTACACTATTCCATCCGGGATGACGTTTGAGGAGTTACGGGAGATACTAGTTTCCGCCGGTTTCAACCTCTCCTATACAAAGCTGGGGCAAAGCATGTCCGTATCGGGTCTCGAAGAGGATGTTAATATGGCTGTTGCTCTACTTGATGAAGTTATTCGAAGCGGGCTAGGAAAAGGAGTCTCTTATAGACTTGCGAAACTTCCTGCCGAACTGACTCTCGAAAAGTTTGAGAGGATTCTGAGCGACATGGCCCTCAGTATTTCAGCTGTTCAAGTTGACGGGGAAGTGATGTTAATTGGCCCTGATAGTGACTTAAGAACGGCCAAAGAGATAGTTGAATACCTAACTCCAGAGGATCCTGCGGTCGATGAGAAGAGAGTGTACTCAATAGTCCCGTTGGGTGATGGGCTTTCGCTAGCCGAAATGGCGGCCCTTGTTGAGAGTCTATCGCTCAATGTCCAGATTCTTCCAGTCGGTAGA
This region includes:
- a CDS encoding type II and III secretion system protein — its product is MRRIAVLFLVLGIFCIGFSNQLNSVIPTMDAESVTVTLIFKDKVTDYNIQSNPSRTIYSLAMNGVSGRDMNLPLRMGPVEGLWTRQDPKRLSVNVALLIPAIDDPEVTIMENVVTLRFFRSNINVNIEKFTTYGMTVSTAMTYLFSEEMLDLSYIISPSVRNEQVVVGFSLAMPEDILRNILTSLGDRVAYSYLTDGTFYLGSPEEVQDLVNAFWKTYIGVDFNIEGETVSEQIERLRKTLPVNSYIEYLPNEASLMVFGDLQTHMSLSAALTKNTVTKEYSVPWEITNVDVEPLTAYYELARSLNSLLFSESLTIVSIPEFNKLIFSGNDSQVTALYEYLDLYRLYLTSEDLDSSRTRVTLTLPDNFFLIEDVLKLARASGSGLPDDGTLVGAIFGILQSYAVYEELSVDRTFEPIGKVTFELPNYLVPVLERIADSFSAISEDVSYLMVNYHHTIEESIVAQVERITGSIIEPLGERKGYIVKGAKSSIETAEYLLSLFTGITFDDYDSTYLELKTNDSYEEVSSFLGTFFAAQGLVESEYTIQQIADRLVFMYGPSGIMGRAINELEQHERQIYRVTRESILEISPEIYSSGLGDLLETILVENETADFIASAGLLVIRAYPERLSEIEGIIEERIPRITEMVESKMASQETRLSLQIRAIPGWDIEKFRAYLRDFLGLRLFSDITLTTSGNGYIVIATESVLEAVSAEAEKLREFENPSYRLETSIPSLSQFEVLLQRLGIAATIVPVENQFMIIGSRENVEEASRLVRQLSSGLPVQGDVSEAKLEYKYEFINLPYSEIQGISELLNKLSLSVEFVNTPTGVAVVATEDRLEDAMAVISSILSRIETIETGPKSYSLIDVELSLVGSLEEILTLLGYEIDLVETPVGIIGIGVETQLAKAKKIVDEILKKEPTSLLQEVDADSSYLIISSKPEIAIESLNSVINVFGFDLVITEIYDKIVVVGNSFDLQFFRGLYGEILTSESAEGAFASKEIFGVPGWDSERLLSYLGVVLGVDKTASISLVQTAKGYIINCPESILESVERELDRLRKIESPFYSIERRMPSLNELNSLLVRLGVIVDILKVDDYFVIIGTEPNVKQTIEIVAKLLEIIGDEPEVGETVFELSQISGEDSAAFRGIFSSIGIEVELLDSPSGVLIIGERKEVAKAMETSESILEKRPSTIVTESVFEFVSVSSDEIGDYSLVLEKMGINAELLSSPSGALLIGSSEEVSRAKTVVQTIVDQKKEIGPSEDRRNVSTFVKKVAGWSNEMLSSYLRDYLGEDLYSRVSIAPSVSGYIIVGPAELLKTIEEEIARLEEIQDPHFMVQRALPPLDQLELLIDALGIKVGIIPVEDKYLIVGNRDSVDRTGKLIDQLIDAIYPEGEPEEQALESKTFIFLPVRPEDIAPLEIVMEKLGVVSEFIQISTGVVAVGSGEELLKALDIVESVMAHSESVSAELSLRFRFVDVRSDSIAQLLPIIERLSIDVELLNTPTGVVAIGAESELERAEELIEAINSRESQDVPLQDKYESFLLLPLSSGITVQSLEPALELLNYRVFAVAVADKIVAIGEEEDLLKFRSLYKQLQAQEIEREERVSLDIKAIPGWDLARVSEYLRLFLGVDDFERISIVTSSSGFVALTPSVLAEVVKAEISRLREFENPTFAVFDRIPPVDNLEGLLARLGVMVDLAKMGSSTIVIGSGEDVRRTSQIMEQLLKSVSQDVTVPEAVEYRVVDISVEDIGSFNAILERLAIEVSLITSPSGVIVIGSQEAVERTILVVDDILSRRTTAQVYEPTYAFTGIQSREIDSYQAILDKLGAEVELLPSATGVLMIGDREKVETAIKTVNAILEREALVAETEGEKGRVSNVAAVVPGWNDAKYASYFMDFLGEDDFSRISITPSSSGYIVVGPQEVISRLVSEADRLAGIEDPFFVIETSLPAIDQLDTLLERLGLKVTILPVGDKHLVVGMKESVERTVELIKMLRNGLEAPLTSRKYDYIIMPASEGTFETIRQVLSELKIDATALSFGSNVIIVGYGEDLENAASVVKSINERTVILETDKELKYAFTDIPNDRIGEFTAILGSLGLDVELLSSPSGVILVGTEEESTKAIEVIHSVLSRAEEDEAVESRFFNNPAGWEDGKLVSYLRGYLGEKEWAKVSVTPVQSGYLIVGPTAILDRINTETTRLSGLERPHYEIVESVPSIQNLQSMLEKMGLAVTVVTVDGRSMVIGPESDVRSTVRVFGELAEGIVLPKGDEPDIFAFVEIPTEETDSFRAIFSRLGIRIDLLNTPTGVIAVGQKENVKKAEETISSILSRREVQVVDGEQSYLVVEVRDGFDLAAAQSVKSAFNINVYPLSVAGRLVVIGAEKEIERFVQIRNDIISEHKVTVIVPREVTIEELDGIINTLGLEISVLEIRGSFVVYGKEGEIEQVRDILNRLTSDKPSEKSQEMRIFNGIGHSTDFLNQLLSSMNSSLIVFGEGDRIVVVGNEEDIVVFESLLKEMGSAPTAESLTAQFFPKLEGWSGETLSDFFMAMSFAVKVFHESSQGYLLIGPEDQLAEIPALMDGLELKTKKLTTLYTIPSGMTFEELREILVSAGFNLSYTKLGQSMSVSGLEEDVNMAVALLDEVIRSGLGKGVSYRLAKLPAELTLEKFERILSDMALSISAVQVDGEVMLIGPDSDLRTAKEIVEYLTPEDPAVDEKRVYSIVPLGDGLSLAEMAALVESLSLNVQILPVGRDVVSIGTQSNVDRFRELVSSVSATLGIGKFESPEYEIVELVEEISLGQFRELLSSLNIPVKIVEVADYIVFIGSGENNARAVELFSKFEKEDQEPETDEIEFATISLPEGFDLSSLEAVLDKLRFSVDLDSVGNVLLLIGTRESIENALALVERLVQVSTGDSGEKSEFEILDLEDEVSSNLLNQLFRLIGVKVEILESDTALVFVGTRTDLEMAVDVYNSLGKTVEADEGPLSYTITILPRNLTPGQLEIAFESIQIPVGIIEAGDYAIIVGTKPSLARAQELISSLRIGIDSSGTSADGSISYKTFVQPDGTQIDQFETIAGLMELKLKFESVGDRVFMIGTGEDIAEFEEILGGLTSEKAGIVNESRFAKRLSGIDAETLNAYLEAKAISLSGVFDVSGGYLLIGTRESVDEAQAVIDYLVNNQQVHFAYIDLPASMTPEILQAMVSDLLLEVSVVQITPSRYMIVGNFDDVTALKEVLIEAVTIEAKFLSYSLITVGQAFLEDLASVYSAQGSQRSGMDSLEEALENIGVSVFIGRFDTRLLLVGESDHVDFARELISELNQNAGSEEASEQINIEDLPPVSGWSTEQVRQFLEAAEIQLKSIIEYSGRLIGIGTQVGLENARAALNILAVDSKRESVRIEKNLVTQAQLAELIFKLGLEIEFVDLDRQWLLIGDPESLMVITRTVEEAAADREISRYITDLTVNPEELASLLRESIEGITVQTFTELQMLLIKSKSSALLDMAERMIKEVQESRKAVDPLERGVVVEGKLVQINVANQDLEELLRLVAGKLQISLLFIDDINERITMSVKDLTWEALTKVINATKPVEISRIDDIYAVTKKEQKAGEEPTDVELVYRVYHNVEEVTRLIEFYGGEVLSDPVNGYIVVRGLAKSRVDNIFDEIGSDLSRPKKQVRIETRLVDKSLVDDIQREFKTAIGINTPEILIESGSIDLDFKIIDYLDFTKLIDDIVNTAVVKIGADLSNRDTDSDLISSPSIVSMSGQEAKIHIGDTIPYLVRTIEYVDGNPVEIETIEYLNTGVELRITPTVNDDGKILLDLFIKVSEPEKYQDGTRTLYGEKTREANSRLIISNGNTLTIGGLVANKDTVTVNKMPFLSDLPFIGKLFTTENRTSDKRELVIFITAEVVEP
- a CDS encoding alpha/beta hydrolase, yielding MEKIVLIIVVSITLLVTGGVLLVLLFEPVEIADVAASRIRIDPVDTSRVVSVFSMENHFLPLYASPSEVISSMLEVGEEAENVRYVAYYRLNKVDYAVLQTGETEITVRVGEQVAPSYIVYGITEFAVLLNDTSTNSFFVVKYFRS